The following DNA comes from Gordonia zhaorongruii.
CGCGATCTCACCCACCTCGACGCGTTCGCGCGCCACGAACCGCTCGCGAGCGAGCGCGATCACCTGGTCGGATCCCATGTCGCACTCGCTCCTTCCCGCCGATCCCGCACCATTTCGGCGAAATGGTGCACGTGACTGCGTCTGATGTTGGAAACTAGCTCATGACGGCGTGAACACGCGCGCTTTTCGTCGAACACGGTCCGGCCTGCCCGGGCGAAGCCCCCAAGGAGACTTGATGATTCAGTCCACCATGCAGCACGGCGACCTGACGCTGTCTACATTGCTCGAACACAGCCGGAAGACGTTCCCCGAGGCCAAGATCTCCACGTGGACCGGGGAGGGCTTCCGCGACATGTCGTTCGCCGAGATCGGCGACATGAGCGCGCGAATCGCACACGCACTGACCAAGCTCGGCGTGGAGCGCGGTGACCGCGTGGCCACCTTCATGTGGAACAACAACGAGCACCAGGCCCTGTACGGCGGCGTCCCCTCGATGGGTGCCGTTCTGCACACTCTCAACCTGCGCCTGTCCGCGGAGCAGGCCGTGTTCATCATCAATCACGCCGACGACAAGGTGATCTTCGTCGATGCGAGCGTCGCCCCGCTGCTCAGCCAGTACCTGACCGGCACCCCGAACGTGCAGCACGTCGTGGTCACGAACGGTCCCGCCGACGCCGTCACCGCACCCGACGGCATCACCGTTCACCAGTTCGACGAGCTGATCGCCGATGAGCCGGCCTCCTTCGAGTGGCCCGCTCTGGACGAGAACACCGCCGCCGTCATGTGTTACACCTCGGGCACCACCGGCGATCCGAAGGGTGTCGTCTACTCGCATCGCAGCATCTACATGCACTCGATGTTCGGCACCTCGACCACCGGACTCGGCCTCGCGAACAGCGACTCCCTGCTGGCGATCGTGCCCATGTTCCACGTCATGTCGTGGGGCCTGCCCTTCGCGGCGATGATGTGCGGCGCCACCGTCCTCATGCCCGATCGCTTCCTGCAGCCCGAGCCGCTCCTCGCGATGATGGACGCAGCGAAGCCGACGATGGCCGCGGCCGTCCCGACCATCTGGCAGGGTGTCGCGGCGCAGCTCGACGCCAAGCCCCAGGACATCTCGCATCTGCGCGAGGTGGTCGTGGGCGGCGCCGCAGTCCCGGAATCGATGATCCGCAAATTCGACGACTTCGGCGCGCCCATCACCCACGCGTGGGGCATGACGGAGACCTCGCCCCTCGGATCGATCGCCCGACCGCCGTTCGGTGTCGAGGGCGACGACGCCGAGTTCGCGTACCGCGTCACGCAGGGTCGCTTCCCCGCGCCGGTCGCGGCCCGCATCATCGGCGACGACGGTCAGGAACTGCCGTGGGACGGAGAGGCGGTCGGTGAGCTCGAGGTCTCGGGACCCTGGATCACCGGCGCCTACTACCAGCCCGACGGGAACGTGACGGACGAGTCGAAGTTCCACGACGGCTGGCTGCGCACCGGCGACGTCGTGAACATCACGCCCGACGGCTTCATGACCATCGTCGACCGTTCCAAGGACCTGATCAAGACCGGCGGCGAGTGGATCTCCTCCGTCGAACTGGAGAACATCATCGCGTCCAACCCGGCGATCGTCGAGGCCACGGTGATCGGCGTTCCGGATCAGAAGTGGGACGAGCGGCCGTTCGTCCTCGCGGTGGTCCGCAGCGAGGATGACACCGACGTCGAAGCGCACCGGAAGTTCCTCGAGGAGCGAGTGCCTCGCTGGCAGATCCCCGAGCGCTGGTCGTTCGTGACCGAGGTGCCCAAGACCTCGGTCGGCAAGTTCGACAAGAAGCGCGTCCGGCAGCAGTACGCAGAAGGCGAGTACGCAGTCCTCGGAGATCCCATCGAGAGCTGAGAACCTCCCCGTCGAATCCACCCCGGAGACTCCCGCATCCCCTGATGCGGGAGTCTCCGCGTTTCACGGCATGTCCGGTCCCGGGACGGGGCGGGTCCCCGGTCTAGACTCGCTCTGTGAGCCGCAGGAAGATACTGATGCTGGCGGCACTGGGCACAGTGGTGGTTCTCGCTCTCGGCGCCACAGTCTGGGTGTTCACCGCCCGGGACTTCGCCTTCACCGAGGAGCGGGTGACCATCCCCGGGCCGCACGGCGGCGAATTGCACGGTGTCCTCGCCGTCCCCAAAGGCGAGGACGGTCCGTACGGTCTGGTCGTGTTCGTCCACGGCGACGGCCCGGTGAACGCCGATTCCGACGAGAAGTACAAGCCTTTGTGGGATTCGTTCGCCCAGGACGGATTCGCCAGTCTGTCGTGGGATAAGCCGGGCGTCGACGATGCGCCGGGAAACTGGTTGCACCAATCGATGCAGGATCGGGCCACCGAGGTCGACACGGCGATCGCCTGGGCGCACACCCGCGAGGACGTCGACCCGACCCGGATGGGCGCATGGGGTATCGGACAGGCCGGCTGGATCCTGCCCGAGGTAGCCCGTGCACGACCCGATCTGCGCTTCTTGACGATGGTCGACCCCGCCGTCAACTGGATCGACCGCCGCGAGCACGAGGTGCGCTCCCGGCTGGAGGCCGACGACGCCACCCCCACCGAGATCGACGCCGCCCTGCGCCGCAACACCGAGCGGAACGAACTGCTGAAGGCAGGCGCGGACTATCGGGCGTATCGCCGTGCCCGGATCGACGCCGAGCCGGTGAGCCGCGACCGATGGAGCTTCCTGCGCCGCAACCTCACCGCCGATTCCACCGGATCGCTCTCCCGCATCCCGATCCCGACACTGCTTCTCGTCGGCGGGGAGGACCGCAACGTCGACGTGACACGGTCCGAGCGCGTCTACCGCGCGAAGATGCGCGGTGACCTGCTGACGGTCAAAAGGTTCCCGGAAGCGACGCACGCGATGATGCGCGACGACATCGAGTACCGACCGGAGGACGTCCGGGTGGCAGGTCAGCGTGCGTTGGCCCCGAAGTCCGTTTACGTACCCGGTTACCTGGAAGTCCTCAGAGTGTTTGCAAAGCGAAACACAGTTTGATGCCGGGACGGTCTACTCTGTCCGTAGTACACCAATCGACGTGCGCAGCTCGGAGCGCGCACGTCGCGGACGATTCAGAGGAGTCAAGTAATGGTCGACCAGGCACTGTGGGGCGCGATCCAGGGTAACGAAAACGTGTTCAACGCCCTCATGTACATGTTCTCGGGAACCAAGTAGCCCGGACCCCAGACGCACCGTCGATGTCCCCGGCCTGCCGTGCAGGCCGGGGACATCTGCGTCCGATGGATGATCGGCGGATCGGCGCTGATCGCCGCGTAATACGAATGACTGACATCTGAGAATTGTCGGACTCTCGCCATATGGTCTGGCCGTACGAGTGGTGACACAGATCCACCACACGCGACCCCACGAGAGGACCACCGCCATGACCGCCCAGCCACCGACCCAGCCGCCCGTCCCGCCCTACCAGTCCGGGCAGCCGTATCCCACCCAGCCGTATCCCGCCCATCCGGAACCCCAGCACCCCGACAACCAGTACGCCGGGAACCAGTACCCCGCGGGGCCGTACGCAGGCAACCAGTACGCAGGCGATCAGTACGCTCCGCTCCCCCGAAGAAGAAGCGGAAGTGGCCGTGGATCGTCGGCGCGCTCGTCGTTCTCTTCGTCATCATCGGAGTCGCAGGCGGTGGTGGCGACGATGACGGTGGTGACACCGAGGCAGCTACCGCGGGAACCAACAGCGCAGGAACCAACAGTGCGGGAACCGACAGTGCAGGGACCGATCGCGCCGCCGACGAGGCCGCCGACGAGGAGTCCCCGGCGAGCCTGAACACCCCGGTTCGGGACGGCAAGTTCGAGTTCGTGGTGACGGACGTCGAAGACGGCCTCGACAGCGTCGGGGACAACCCCTACCTCGCGAGCGAGGCGCAGGGGCAGTTCGTCGTCGTGGCCATGTCGGTGAAGAACATCGGTGACGAACCGCAGTCGTTCACTCCGTCGGCGCAGAAGCTGCAGGACACGGACGGACGCACGTTCGAGTCCGATGTCGAAGCGCAGCTCGCACTCGAGTCCGACATCCCGCTGTACGACAACATCAATCCGGGAAACACCGTTGAGATCAAGATCGTCTACGACATGCCGCAGAACGCGGAGCCGGCAACTGTCGAGTTGCACGATTCCATGTTCTCCGGCGGCGCCTCCGTCTCGCTGCGCTGACCGACCCGGAAGCCGGCGAGACCGCGAGAGCAAAAAGTCCCCGGCCTGCTGAGCAGGCCGGGGACTTCTCCGTGGAGCCGCCGGGAATTGAACCCGGGTCCTCCGTCACTTCGGTGGGGCTTCTCCGTGCGCAGTCCGCTGTGTCTCTACTCGGATCTCCCGGTCTCGCGAACAAGCCAGGATGACGATCCCAGTCGCTGTTTGATGTCCTGCCGACGTCCGCGACCGACGACGACAGTGAGTTCCCTAGCTGATGCCGGCATCCGGTTCCGGGAACTTAGAACCGGGCCGACAGACTAGCCTCGCTGATCAGGCAGCGAGTGCGTAGTCGCGCTGATTGGAATCGGCGCTTAATTGTTTGCTGCGACGCTTAACGGTGGTCTCCAGCCTGCACCGACACGCTTCCCCCACCTCGATGCACGAAGTCGAAACCGATCGGCCCCGAGGGGTGGTGCCACCGTTTCCGGTGGACACCTCATAGTAACGAACACGACGCTCGGTTTCATCCCGATATTTCACCAGACCGTTCCGGACGCTTATCCGACGGTGAGCAACGCGCTGTCGGCGGAGCCGACTTTCACGGTCAGGCGACCGTCCGCAGCCTGGACTCGTCGACCGGTCCAGATCTCGGTGGCCGCAACGGTGGCGTCACCGACCAGTCCTATGTCGCTCAAGGTGATCGACATGGTGCGCGGCGCCGACGAGCCGTTCGACATCGACAGGACGAGCCCCTGATCGCCGACCGCCCGAGAGTAGAGGTCGCGGTTGTCCAGGATCGGCGCTCCCGCGGAGGCTCGACCGTCCCGCGCTATGGCGATGGCGTTCTCATTGGTGATCGTCGCCAGACGCTCACCGTCGAGGTGGTCCGGAGCCCGGCTGAACGTCAACGGCTGCGCGTTCATCACCTGCCGGGTGATGCCGGTCCGCAGCGCGGGCACCGGTTCCTCCGCCGCCATCGTGTGCCGGACCAGCGGATCCGTCGATCTCACCGCGGACAGTCGGAGGCCGCGCTGCTCGAGGTAGCCGTTCAGATCGCCATCGCTCACGGTGGCCGGCGGCGTGCGCCGGTCGCACACCACGTACAGCGATCGGTAACCGGCTTCGCTCAGCCCGGTGTCGACGATCCCGTCGGCGAAGCCGCGGACCTCGTCCGGCGTCGATTCGCACCCCGATCCGACCACCCAGCCGAGTTGAGGCGGAACCGCGTCCGTGTGTTCCTCGTCTGCAGTGCAGGCCGTCACCGACCCGGCGACCACCACCGCGGTCAGTCCGGCCACGAGTCGGGTGCTTCGCATGCGTACGAGTCTCACATGCCTTTCACGCGGCGTCCGACGATCCGCTCCACTTCGCGCTTGGCGGTCCGTTCGGCGATGTCGCGGCGTTTGTCGTGCGCCTGCTTGCCGCGCGCCAAGGCGATCTCCACCTTCGCGTAGCCGTCGGAGAAGTACATCTGCAACGGGATCACGGTCAGATTGCCGTCGCGGACCTTGCCGATCAGATAGTCGATCTCGCGACCGTGCAGCAGCAGCTTGCGCTTGCGGCGCGGTGGATGGTTGGTCCACGTGCCGCTGCCGTACTCGGCGATGTGCACGGCGTGCAGCCACACCTCGCCGGCGTCGACAGTCGCGAACGCGTCCACCAGTGACGCCTTGCCGTCACGCAGGGCCTTCACCTCGGTGCCCTGCAGCACCATGCCCGCTTCGAACGTCTCGAGGATGGTGTAGTTGTGCCGGGCCTTCCGATTGGTCGCGATCACCGACCTGCCCTTTTCTCTAGGCACGATTCACCTCCTCGACATCGTCATTCACGGACGTAGACACGCAGCGTGCCGTATGCGGTCAGCCCGGCCAGCACGATGCCCGTCACCAGGACCCAGGGCGATACGAACCACACGTCGGCCGCAGTGATGCGGGCCAGGATGTTCACACCGTAGAGGTCCTCGAGTGCTTTGTCGAAGAAGAATATCTTCGACAGGAACAGTCCCCCGATCGCGAGAACCGCACCGATCACCGCGGCGATCACCGCTTCGATGAGGAACGGCAGCTGCGTGTACCAGCGCGTGGCGCCGACCATCCGCATGATCGACACCTCCGTCCGTCTCGTATAGGCAGCGATCTGCACCGTGTTCGCGATGAGCAGGATCGCAGCGACCGCGAGCACCGCAGCGACGGCGAACGCCGCGTTGCGGGCACCGTCGAGCACGCTGAAGATGCGTTTCACCAGTTCACGCTGGTCGAGGACGCCGTCGACGCCTTGCGCGCGCGAGAACTTGTCCAGCACCGCGCCGAACCTGTCCGGGTTGTCCATGCTCACGCGCAGTGCGCCCTGATATGCCTCCTTGCGGATGAAGTCGGCGAGTTCGGGAGAGTCCTCCTCCCACGACTCCTTCGCGCTCTGGAAGGCCTGCTCCTGACTGATGAACGTCACCGACCCGACGCCGTCCTCCGCTTCGAGGTCGTGGCGCAGCGTGGTGCACGGCGCCGCCATGCAGTTCGGGTCCTTCTCGGTCACCGCATCGTTGATGAAGAACTGCATCTCCACGCGATCGAGGAAGATCTTCTGGCTCTTGTCCGCCATCTGGATGACGAGCATGCCGCCGCCCAGCATGCCGAGGGTGATCGCGGTCGTGAGGATCATGGCGACCGTCATGGTGATGTTGCGGCGGAATCCGTTGAGGACTTCGCCGATGATGAAGTTCGCGCGCATGTGTGCTTGCTCTCCTGGTCTGCGAAGTCTGGTTCAGCCGATGCCGTACACGCCGTACTCGTCGTTGCGAACGAGCGTGCCGTTGTCGAATTCGAGGACGCGACGCCGCATCGAGTCGACGATGTGCCGATCGTGGGTCGCCATGATGACGGTAGTGCCGCGGCGGTTCACGCGATCGAGCACCTCGACGATCTCCTCGCTGGTCTCCGGATCCAGATTGCCCGTGGGTTCGTCCGCCAGGAGCAGCGAGGGCCGGTTGACGATGGCGCGGGCGATGGCGACGCGCTGCATCTCACCACCCGAGAGCTCCTGCGGCATACGGTCTTCCTTCCCGCCCAACCCGACGTAGTCGAGGGTCTCGGGAACGGCGTCCCGGATCGTCGACGGCGGCTTGCCGATCACCTCGAGAGCGAAGGCGACGTTCTCGGCGACCGTCTTCTGCTGCAGCAGCCGGAAGTCCTGGAACACGCAGCCGATCGACTGGCGAAGTTTCGGGATGTCGCGGCCCTTGAGCCGGTTGACGTGGAAGTCGCCGACGTACGTCTCGCCCGAGGTCTGCCTGTCCTCCTTCAGAAGGAGTCGGAAGAACGTCGATTTACCCGAGCCGGAGGGGCCGATCAGGAATGCGAACTCGCCCTTGTCCACTTCCAGGCTCAGATCCGACAACGCGGGCCTGCTCGACTTCGCGTATTGCATCGTCACATTCGACAGCTTGATCACGGTGACCCAGTGTACTGATCGACGCCGACTGCCCATCGTCCGTGGATCCGAGTGTCGGCTCCCCGGTCGACGCATCGCCGACCGAAGCACGCGCTCACCGCAGCAGCGCGGTCGATCGAGGTCGCGTCACGACCGCGATCGGGCTCACGCCTCCACTTCGTCCATGCGCCAGCGGATGCCCGCTTCGATGAACTTGTCGAGGTCGCCGTCGAGGACCGAGCTCGGGTTGTTGCTCTCCACGTTGGTACGGAGATCCTTCACCATCTGGTACGGGTGCAGAACGTACGAGCGCATCTGGTTGCCCCAGCTCGCTCCGGTGTCGCTCTTGAGCGCATCCATCTGCGCACGCTCTTCCTGACGCTTGCGCTCGAGGAGCTTGGCCTGCATCACGCGCATCGCGGCCGCCTTGTTCTGCAGCTGGCTCTTCTCGTTCTGGCAGGTGACGACGATGCCGGTCGGCTCATGAGTCAGGCGCACCGCCGAGTCGGTGGTGTTGACCGACTGCCCACCGGGACCCGATGAGCGGTACACGTCCACGCGCAGGTCGTTCTCGTCGATGTCGATGTGGTCGGTCTTCTCGACGACGGGCAGGATCTCGACTTCCGCGAACGACGTCTGGCGTCGCCCCTGATTGTCGAAGGGGCTGATGCGGACCAGCCGGTGCGTGCCCTGCTCCACCGAGAGGGTCCCGTACATGTACGGCGCCTTCACCGCGAACGTCGCCGACTTGAGACCGGCCTCCTCGGCGTACGACGTGTCGTACACCTCGACGGAGTATCCATGCTGCTCGGCCCAACGGGTGTACATGCGCATCAGCATCTGAGCCCAGTCCGCGGCATCGACGCCGCCCGCTCCGGAGCGGATGTTGACGAGCGCATCACGCGGGTCGTACTCGCCCGCGAGCATCGTCTTGACCTCCATCGCCTCGATGTCGTTGCGCAGGTCGACGCGTTCGGTGTCGGCGTCCTCGGTGGCCGCCACTCCCGATTCGCCCTCTTCGGATTCGGCGAGTTCGTAGAGGACCGGCAGGTCGTCGAGGCGCGAACGCAGTTCGCCGACACGCCGCAACTCGGACTGCGCGTGCGAGAGCTCGCTGGTCACCCGCTGCGCATGGTCCTGGTCGTTCCACAGGTCGGGATCGGACGCCTGCATCTCCAACTCGTCGATCCGGCGACGGAGTTCTTCGATGTCCATCACCTTCTCGACCGTGGTCAAGGTGGCGTCGAGCGATTCGAGGTCGGCTGAAGCTTCGGGGTGCACGGTTATCCAGGCTACCCGGTGGCCCCGGCGGTCAGACGGTCAGCGAACCGAACTGCCACGTCGAGGAGACCTTGGCGGGCTTGTAGACCACCGGCAGGTCGAGTCCGACGTACGGGCGCGGCTCGTCGGCCGACAGAACGCGGGTCCCGTACACCTCGGTGGGTGGGATCTCCGGACCGATGACGATGCCGCTGAGTGTGCAGTAACTCTGTCCGTTCTTATCGGCGGCGTTGTCGCGGCCGAGCCCGGTGACGGTCAGGGTGCCCTGCTGGTATCCGCTCGTCGCATCGACGGGCCCGCTGAAGCTGTGCCCGCGACGGGCCAGGAACAGCGCGATCACACTGATCACGAGCAATGCTGTGAACAGCACGGGAATCCAGGTCGGCATACCCGCTACCCTAGGCGATCGTGAACCCAGTCGTTGATAATGCCTCCGCCTACGCCGCCGACCTCCGCCTCGCACTGGCCGCGGCGAACGCGGCGGATGCGCTGACCACTGCGAGATTCGGTGCGCTGGATCTGCGAGTGGACTCCAAACCGGACCTGACTCCCGTCTCGGACGCCGACCTCGCGTGCGAACAGCTGCTGCGTGACACTCTCGCGCAGGACCGTCCGGACGATGCACTGCTCGGCGAGGAGTTCGGCGGCGACGCCGCGCCGTCCGGCAGGCAATGGGTGATCGACCCGATCGACGGCACCAAGAACTTCGTGCGGGGAGTGCCGGTATGGGCGACGCTCATCGCACTTCTGGACGACGGGGTGCCCGTGGTCGGAGTCGTGAGCGCTCCCGCGTTGAACCGGCGCTGGTGGGCCGCGGCAGGCGGCGGTGCGTTCACCTCACGCGACGGTGGCCTGCCCCGATCCCTGACGGTCTCCGCGGTCGGCGAGCTCGCCTCGTCGTCGCTCGCCTTCTCGAGCCTGTCGGGGTGGAAGGATCGCGGCATCCGTGATGCGTTCGTCGACCTCACCGACCGCGTGTGGCGCGTTCGCGGCTACGGCGATTTCTTCAACTACTGCCTGGTAGCCGAGGGCGCGGTCGATGTGGCCGCCGAACCGGAGGTGTCGTTGTGGGACCTCGCTGCGGTGGACGTCCTCGTCCGGGAGGCCGGCGGCCGTTTCACCGACCTGGACGGCGAATCCGGCCCGGCGGGCGGCAGCGCGCTCGCGAGCAACGGACTCCTGCACGACGAAGTGCTCACCGCCCTGCGCTGACGCCGGGTGTCCCGAGCCGGCCACCCCGAGCTGGGCATCACAATTCGACCGGTTCCCCCGTCTCGAGCACGGTGAAACCGGTTCCCTCCGGCGCCATCTCGGAGATCCGCGCGTTATGCACGCCGCACCCGGCATCGGAGAGCACCGCTTGATGGATGGGGAACGCGATGCGCGGTGCGACTCCCCGCAGATAGTCGACGGACTCGCTCAGTTTGAGCCACGGCGCGGCCGCCGGTAGCGCCAGCACGTCGATCCGCTCGCTGGGGATGTAGAGACTGTCGCCGGGGTGACAGAACGCTCCGGGCTTCCCGTCGATGTCGAGGATGTACGCGGTGTTGTCGACCACCGGGATGCTCGGATGGATGACCGCGTGCCGCCCACCGGTCCCCCGCACGGCGAACGCGCCGATGCGAATCTCCTCGCCGGGACCGATGACCTTCCACTCCCCTGCATCGCCACGCTCGTTCCACTGCTTCGCGGTCTGCGGATCCGCGTACCGGACGGCATCGGGGTTCGCGGCCACGAGCGCCGGGAGACGCTCCGGGTCGGCGTGATCGGGATGCTGGTGGGTGATCAGCACGGCGTCGAGACCGGTCAACGATTCGAAACCGGCGGCGAACGTGCCGGGATCGAACAGCACTCGGGTGCCGTCGTGCTCCACGAGAACGCAGGAATGTCTCAGGTGAGTGATCAGCATGCCTTCGAACCTACTTCCCACCACGGGAACTGCGTTCGCAGTTGAGGGGTGACAAGGTTCTTACCGAGGAGTAAGGTCTGTTCTTACTAGGGAGTAAGAAGTTTTGCTCCACCCGTTCTGCCCCTCGAGACACTGGTGAGGAAATGACCACGAACACCGAGCCCCGCGACACCTCGTCCGTCGGCGCACACCCGCACAAGCGCACTCCGATCGGCGTCGCGATGCGCGTGCTGACCGCTATCACCGGATCGGACATCGCCGAGAAGTACGGTCTGCGCGAGCCCATCAACCGTGTCGCCTACGAAGGCACCAAGACCGGGTTCAAGACCCTGGGCGCCGCCAACCGCGCATTCGCCAAGGCCACCGGCAGCGGCAAACCGCAGCGCCCGGAAACGCCGTCCAAGGGGTACTTCAATCTGAACCCGGACGAAGAGCAGGCGATGATCGCCGAAACCGTCCGTGACTTCTCCACTGAGATCCTGCGCCCGGTCGCGTACGACGCCGATAACGCCGCCACCGCTCCCGAGGACATCCTCAAGCGCTCCGCCGAGCTCGGCATCACGATGATCAACGTCCCCGAGACGTTCGACGGCGCGGCCACCGAGCGCGGCGTCGTCACCAACGCACTCGTCGCCGAGGCGATGGCCTACGGCGACATGGGGCTGGCCCTGCCGCTGCTCGCACCGAGCGGCGTCGCCTCCACCCTCACCAACTTCGGCAGCGACGGCCAGCAGCGGACGTACCTCCCCGACTACGCGGGCGAGAACGTCCCGACGTCGGCAGTGGTCATCGCCGAGCCGCGCCCGTTGTTCGATGCGTTCAAGCTGTCGACGAAGGCCACTCGCTCCGGTGACGGCTTCACGCTGAACGGCGTCAAGTCGTTCGTACCGGCAGCGGGCAGCTGTGAGCTGTTCATCGTCGGCGCCGAGCTCGACGGCAGTCCTGCACTGTTCATCGTCGAGTCCGACACCGACGGACTGTCGGTCGAGGCCGACCCCGGCATGGGCGTCCGCGCAGCGGGCATGGGCCGGCTGAACCTCGACAACGTCTCGGTTCCGGCAGCCGGGTTGCTCGGCGAGGTCGACGGCGAGGAAGCCGCCACCGCGTACCGCAACGTGGTGCGCCTGTCCCGTCTCGGCTGGTCGGCACTGGCCGTCGGCACGGGCAAGGCCGTCCTCGACTACGTCATCCCCTACGTCAACGAGCGCGAGGCGTTCGGCGAGCCGATCTCCAACCGCCAGGCGGTGGCCTTCATGGTCGCGAACATGGCGACCGAACTCGACGGCCTTCGTCTGGTGACCCTGCGCGGTGCGTCGCGCGCCGAGCAGGATCTGTCGTTCGCCCGCGAAGCTGCGCTGGCCCGCAAGCTGACCATCGACAAGGGGCTGCAGATCGGCCTGGACGGCATCCAGCTGCTCGGCGGTCACGGCTTCACCAAGGAGCACCCGGTGGAGCGTTGGTACCGCGACCTGCGCGGTGCAGGCATCGGCGAGGGCATCGTCGTCCTCTGACGGACGGCGTGCGTGAAGGAGAGTCCCATGGCAATCAATCTCGAACTGCCCAAGAAGCTGCACGGCACGATCGACCAGGCGCGCGACGCGGCCCTGCAGATCTTCCGGCCCATCAGCCGTAAGTACGACCTCGCCGAGCACGAGTACCCGGTGGAGCTCGACACCTTGGCCAATCTGTACAACGGCCTCGCGGCCGCCGGTCAGGCGGGCGCAGGTGCGGCCGGCGGTCGTGGCGACGTCCAGAAGGAGCGCCCCGAGGGGTACGTCGCCAACGGCGGCAACATGCAGTCCGTCCTCAACTCGATGTGGGCGTCGTACGGCGACGTCGGCCTGATGCTGTCCATCCCGTTCCAGGGCCTGGGTAACGCGGCCATCGCGGCCGTCGCGACCGACGAGCAGATCGAAAGCTTCGGCGGCGAGGTCTGGGCGTCGATGGCCATCACCGAACCGAGCTTCGGCTCGGACTCGGCGGCCGTCACCACCACCGCACGCCGGGACGGCGACGAGTACGTCCTCAACGGCGAGAAGATCTTCGTGACCGCCGGTTCGCGCGCCAGCCACATCGTGGTCTGGGCGTCCGTCGACCGCAGCCTCGGTCGCGCCGCGATCAAGAGCTTCGTCGTCCCCCGCGACCACCCGGGTGTCACCATCGCGCGGCTCGAGCACAAGCTCGGCATCAAGGCGTCCGACACCGCGGTGATCCTCTTCGAGGACTGCCGCATCCCGGCGAAGAACCTGCTGGGTTCGCCCGAGGTGGACGTCAAGAAGGGTTTCGGCGGCGTCATGCAGACGTTCGACAACACCCGGCCGATGGTGGCCGCGATGGCTGTCGGCGTCGCCCGTGCGGCGCTCGAAGAACTCCGCAAGCACCTCGCGGACGCGGGCGTCGAGATCGACTACGACCGTGCGGCAGCGGATCAGCCCGCGGCGGCGGCGGAGTTCATCCGTCTCGAATCAGATTGGGAGGCCGCCTATCTGATGACGCTGCGTGCTGCGTGGATGGCCGACAACAAGGAGCCGAACTCGCTCGAGGCCTCGATGTCGAAGGCCAAGGCCGGACGCACGGGCACCGACGTGACCAACAAGGCCGTCGAACTCGTGTCGACCCTCGGTTACTCCGAGCGAACCCTGTTGGAGAAGTGGGCTCGCGACTCGAAGATCCTCGACATCTTCGAGGGCACCCAGCAGATTCAGCAGCTCATCATCGCGCGGCGCGTCCTCGGGAAGAGCAGCGCCGAACTGAAGTGATCTGACGCGCTCCGCGCACCGGAAAGAGCCCGCACCGTCGAGACGGTGCGGGCTCTTTCCCTGTCGCCGCGTTCGCGGACCTTGCCGTGTTCGCCGGACCTGCCGGACGGCGCGGCCTACTGTTGATCCATGCTTCCTCCCAGGGG
Coding sequences within:
- the prfB gene encoding peptide chain release factor 2; amino-acid sequence: MHPEASADLESLDATLTTVEKVMDIEELRRRIDELEMQASDPDLWNDQDHAQRVTSELSHAQSELRRVGELRSRLDDLPVLYELAESEEGESGVAATEDADTERVDLRNDIEAMEVKTMLAGEYDPRDALVNIRSGAGGVDAADWAQMLMRMYTRWAEQHGYSVEVYDTSYAEEAGLKSATFAVKAPYMYGTLSVEQGTHRLVRISPFDNQGRRQTSFAEVEILPVVEKTDHIDIDENDLRVDVYRSSGPGGQSVNTTDSAVRLTHEPTGIVVTCQNEKSQLQNKAAAMRVMQAKLLERKRQEERAQMDALKSDTGASWGNQMRSYVLHPYQMVKDLRTNVESNNPSSVLDGDLDKFIEAGIRWRMDEVEA
- the hisN gene encoding histidinol-phosphatase gives rise to the protein MNPVVDNASAYAADLRLALAAANAADALTTARFGALDLRVDSKPDLTPVSDADLACEQLLRDTLAQDRPDDALLGEEFGGDAAPSGRQWVIDPIDGTKNFVRGVPVWATLIALLDDGVPVVGVVSAPALNRRWWAAAGGGAFTSRDGGLPRSLTVSAVGELASSSLAFSSLSGWKDRGIRDAFVDLTDRVWRVRGYGDFFNYCLVAEGAVDVAAEPEVSLWDLAAVDVLVREAGGRFTDLDGESGPAGGSALASNGLLHDEVLTALR
- a CDS encoding MBL fold metallo-hydrolase; the encoded protein is MLITHLRHSCVLVEHDGTRVLFDPGTFAAGFESLTGLDAVLITHQHPDHADPERLPALVAANPDAVRYADPQTAKQWNERGDAGEWKVIGPGEEIRIGAFAVRGTGGRHAVIHPSIPVVDNTAYILDIDGKPGAFCHPGDSLYIPSERIDVLALPAAAPWLKLSESVDYLRGVAPRIAFPIHQAVLSDAGCGVHNARISEMAPEGTGFTVLETGEPVEL
- a CDS encoding acyl-CoA dehydrogenase family protein, with translation MTTNTEPRDTSSVGAHPHKRTPIGVAMRVLTAITGSDIAEKYGLREPINRVAYEGTKTGFKTLGAANRAFAKATGSGKPQRPETPSKGYFNLNPDEEQAMIAETVRDFSTEILRPVAYDADNAATAPEDILKRSAELGITMINVPETFDGAATERGVVTNALVAEAMAYGDMGLALPLLAPSGVASTLTNFGSDGQQRTYLPDYAGENVPTSAVVIAEPRPLFDAFKLSTKATRSGDGFTLNGVKSFVPAAGSCELFIVGAELDGSPALFIVESDTDGLSVEADPGMGVRAAGMGRLNLDNVSVPAAGLLGEVDGEEAATAYRNVVRLSRLGWSALAVGTGKAVLDYVIPYVNEREAFGEPISNRQAVAFMVANMATELDGLRLVTLRGASRAEQDLSFAREAALARKLTIDKGLQIGLDGIQLLGGHGFTKEHPVERWYRDLRGAGIGEGIVVL
- a CDS encoding acyl-CoA dehydrogenase family protein is translated as MAINLELPKKLHGTIDQARDAALQIFRPISRKYDLAEHEYPVELDTLANLYNGLAAAGQAGAGAAGGRGDVQKERPEGYVANGGNMQSVLNSMWASYGDVGLMLSIPFQGLGNAAIAAVATDEQIESFGGEVWASMAITEPSFGSDSAAVTTTARRDGDEYVLNGEKIFVTAGSRASHIVVWASVDRSLGRAAIKSFVVPRDHPGVTIARLEHKLGIKASDTAVILFEDCRIPAKNLLGSPEVDVKKGFGGVMQTFDNTRPMVAAMAVGVARAALEELRKHLADAGVEIDYDRAAADQPAAAAEFIRLESDWEAAYLMTLRAAWMADNKEPNSLEASMSKAKAGRTGTDVTNKAVELVSTLGYSERTLLEKWARDSKILDIFEGTQQIQQLIIARRVLGKSSAELK